In one Camelus dromedarius isolate mCamDro1 chromosome 31, mCamDro1.pat, whole genome shotgun sequence genomic region, the following are encoded:
- the LOC105099458 gene encoding cytochrome b-c1 complex subunit 9: MAAPTLTARLYSLLFRRTSTFALTIAVGALFFERAFDQGADAIYEHINQGKLWKHIKHKYENKE; encoded by the exons ATGGCGGCCCCGACGTTGACTGCGAGGTTGTACTCCCTGCTGTTCCGCAGAACGTCTACCTTCGCCCTCACCATCGCCGTGGGCGCCCTGTTCTTCGAGCGCGCCTTCGATCAAGGCGCGGACGCGATCTACGAACACATCAACCAGGGG AAGCTGTGGAAACACATCAAGCACAAGTATGAGAACAAGGAGTAG
- the ZMAT5 gene encoding zinc finger matrin-type protein 5 isoform X1 yields the protein MHYKSCSPVPASGRCSVDPNVRAAMGKRYFCDYCDRSFQDNLHNRKKHLNGLQHLKAKKLWYDMFRDAAAILLDEQNKRPCRKFLLTGQCDFGSNCRFSHMSEQDLQELSIQVEEERRAREWPLDVTELPEGRLEDWLEKRAKRLSSAPSSRLPPFLSCTGASDPMICRVCLMRL from the exons atgcattACAAATCATGTAGCCCAGTGCCAGCATCTGGTCGGTGCTCAGTGGATCCCAATGttag GGCGGCCATGGGGAAGCGTTACTTCTGCGACTACTGTGACCGCTCCTTCCAGGACAACCTCCACAACCGCAAGAAGCACCTGAATGGGCTACAGCACCTCAAGGCCAAGAAGCTCTGGTACGACATGTTCCGAG ATGCAGCTGCCATCTTGCTGGATGAGCAGAACAAGCGTCCCTGCAGGAAATTTCTACTGACAG GCCAGTGTGACTTTGGCTCCAACTGCAGATTTTCCCACATGTCAGAGCAAGACCTGCAGGAGCTGAGTATCCAGGTGGAGG AGGAGAGGAGGGCCAGGGAGTGGCCACTTGACGTCACCGAGCTCCCCGAGGGCCGTCTGGAGGATTGGCTGGAGAAGAGAGCCAAGCGGCTGAGCTCGGCCCCGAGCAGCAG GCTGCCTCCTTTCCTGTCCTGCACTGGAGCTTCGGACCCGATGATCTGTCGGGTGTGTCTCATGAGACTGTAG
- the ZMAT5 gene encoding zinc finger matrin-type protein 5 isoform X3 translates to MGYSTSRPRSSDAAAILLDEQNKRPCRKFLLTGQCDFGSNCRFSHMSEQDLQELSIQVEEERRAREWPLDVTELPEGRLEDWLEKRAKRLSSAPSSRAEPIRATVFQYPVGWPPVQELPPSLRAPPPGGWPLQPSVQWG, encoded by the exons ATGGGCTACAGCACCTCAAGGCCAAGAAGCTCTG ATGCAGCTGCCATCTTGCTGGATGAGCAGAACAAGCGTCCCTGCAGGAAATTTCTACTGACAG GCCAGTGTGACTTTGGCTCCAACTGCAGATTTTCCCACATGTCAGAGCAAGACCTGCAGGAGCTGAGTATCCAGGTGGAGG AGGAGAGGAGGGCCAGGGAGTGGCCACTTGACGTCACCGAGCTCCCCGAGGGCCGTCTGGAGGATTGGCTGGAGAAGAGAGCCAAGCGGCTGAGCTCGGCCCCGAGCAGCAG GGCAGAACCCATCAGAGCCACTGTCTTCCAGTACCCTGTGGGCTGGCCACCAGTCCAGGAGCTGCCTCCATCCCTGCGGGCACCCCCACCAGGAGGGTGGCCCCTGCAGCCCAGTGTCCAGTGGGGCTGA
- the ZMAT5 gene encoding zinc finger matrin-type protein 5 isoform X2: protein MGKRYFCDYCDRSFQDNLHNRKKHLNGLQHLKAKKLWYDMFRDAAAILLDEQNKRPCRKFLLTGQCDFGSNCRFSHMSEQDLQELSIQVEEERRAREWPLDVTELPEGRLEDWLEKRAKRLSSAPSSRAEPIRATVFQYPVGWPPVQELPPSLRAPPPGGWPLQPSVQWG from the exons ATGGGGAAGCGTTACTTCTGCGACTACTGTGACCGCTCCTTCCAGGACAACCTCCACAACCGCAAGAAGCACCTGAATGGGCTACAGCACCTCAAGGCCAAGAAGCTCTGGTACGACATGTTCCGAG ATGCAGCTGCCATCTTGCTGGATGAGCAGAACAAGCGTCCCTGCAGGAAATTTCTACTGACAG GCCAGTGTGACTTTGGCTCCAACTGCAGATTTTCCCACATGTCAGAGCAAGACCTGCAGGAGCTGAGTATCCAGGTGGAGG AGGAGAGGAGGGCCAGGGAGTGGCCACTTGACGTCACCGAGCTCCCCGAGGGCCGTCTGGAGGATTGGCTGGAGAAGAGAGCCAAGCGGCTGAGCTCGGCCCCGAGCAGCAG GGCAGAACCCATCAGAGCCACTGTCTTCCAGTACCCTGTGGGCTGGCCACCAGTCCAGGAGCTGCCTCCATCCCTGCGGGCACCCCCACCAGGAGGGTGGCCCCTGCAGCCCAGTGTCCAGTGGGGCTGA